The following coding sequences lie in one Halococcus salsus genomic window:
- a CDS encoding nucleic acid-binding protein produces MSQSDNGNNGSSMNRQVAKRAFATEFEDASHIFQAGSSERSPKFAMLPSGEAASRVLIVGTLTECEDISKNSDSEYWQARVVDPTGTFFVYAGKYQQEAMGALRGIEAPEYVAIVGKPRSYETDDGDMLVSVTPESITTVEEGTRDQWVVETAEQTLERIDAMEDVDVGAEASANIERAHEAYGEDLDLGQYAQGAKEALAQVAGIDIAESEVEDDDGEEDTEE; encoded by the coding sequence ATGAGTCAGAGTGACAACGGTAACAACGGCAGTTCGATGAATCGTCAGGTAGCCAAACGTGCGTTCGCGACCGAGTTCGAAGATGCCTCGCACATCTTCCAGGCCGGGAGCAGTGAGCGGAGTCCGAAGTTCGCGATGCTGCCCTCGGGCGAAGCGGCGAGCCGAGTGCTCATCGTCGGCACGCTCACCGAGTGCGAAGACATCTCGAAGAACTCCGATTCGGAGTACTGGCAGGCCCGCGTGGTCGACCCGACGGGGACGTTCTTCGTCTACGCCGGGAAGTACCAGCAGGAAGCGATGGGCGCGCTCCGAGGCATCGAGGCTCCGGAGTACGTCGCCATCGTCGGCAAACCGCGAAGCTACGAGACGGACGACGGCGACATGCTCGTGTCGGTCACCCCCGAGTCGATCACCACGGTTGAGGAGGGCACGCGGGACCAGTGGGTCGTCGAGACTGCCGAACAGACGCTCGAGCGGATCGACGCGATGGAGGACGTCGACGTTGGTGCGGAAGCCAGCGCGAACATCGAGCGGGCTCACGAAGCCTACGGCGAGGACCTCGACCTCGGTCAGTACGCTCAGGGTGCGAAGGAAGCGCTGGCGCAGGTCGCGGGCATCGACATCGCTGAAAGCGAGGTCGAAGACGACGACGGCGAGGAGGACACCGAGGAGTAG